CGGCGTAAAAGAGATGGCGGCGCACCAGATTGCACTTTCATGGGCGGCCATCTCGTATATGATCGCAAGCGGACTCAGCGCAGCGGCTTCCGTTCGGGTGGCCAACGGAGTAGGACTGAATGACACGCTCTTCAGCCGGCGCGCCGCATTTACTGCCTGGTATCTTGGCGTAGCGCTGATGGGTTGCGCCGCTCTTCTGTTCTTATTGGGCGGAAAAATGCTTGCTGCCATTCTCTCCCCTGACCCGGCCGTTACAGATCTGGCTGCTTCCCTCCTGGTGATCGCTGCTGTTTTCCAACTCTCCGACGGAAGTCAGGTCATTGGACTTGGCGCACTGCGTGCCGTGAAAGATGTTACAGTACCTACCGTAATCACACTGGTAGCATACTGGCTGATCGGTATTCCCTGCAGCTGGTGGATGGGAATTAAGTTGGGATGGGGCATCCACGGTATCTGGTACGGATTATCCATCGGGCTTACCCTGGCGGCCATTCTGCTGTTCTGGCGTTTTCACCATCTGACCGAAGGCGGAAAAGCGCAGCGGAACCAATAGGCAAAACTTATTTCTTCTGTCGTACTTTCAGCACCTGAATTACATCGTCCAGTCTCTTCCCTTTCGCCTGAAGTAAAATCAGGTAATGAAAAAGCAAGTCAGCTGCTTCATTCAAAAACAGCGCATCGTTGTTGTCCTTCGCTTCAATCACCAGCTCCGTTGCTTCCTCTCCTACCTTCTGGGCGATCTTGTTGATCCCCTTCGAGAAAAGGGATGCGGTATAGGAAGTGCTGTCAGTGCCGCTGCGCCGTGAAGCAATAACAGCTTCGAGCTGGAGTAGAAAATCAGGGGAAGTATTTACTTCCCGGAAGCAGGTGTCAGTACCGGTAT
Above is a genomic segment from Bacteroidia bacterium containing:
- a CDS encoding bifunctional phosphoribosyl-AMP cyclohydrolase/phosphoribosyl-ATP diphosphatase HisIE, producing the protein MDFLKTGGLIPAIIQDAGTGKVLMLGYMNEEALEKTKADKRVTFYSRSKKRLWTKGEESGNFLELVSLTEDCDQDTLLIKVRPQGPVCHTGTDTCFREVNTSPDFLLQLEAVIASRRSGTDSTSYTASLFSKGINKIAQKVGEEATELVIEAKDNNDALFLNEAADLLFHYLILLQAKGKRLDDVIQVLKVRQKK